The Cyprinus carpio isolate SPL01 unplaced genomic scaffold, ASM1834038v1 S000000001, whole genome shotgun sequence sequence gcagcgaagtGTTCGAAGACACGTTTGAGTACTTCCTAGTGAAGACGGAGAGTGAGCAGCAGCGAAGTGTTCGAAGACACGTTTGAGTACTTCCTAGTGAAGAcggagagcagcagcagcagcgaagtGTTCGAAGACACGTTTGAGTACTTCCTAGTGAAGAcggagagcagcagcagcagcgaagtGTTCGAAGACACGTTTGAGTACTTCCTAGTGAAGAcggagagcagcagcagcagcgaagtGTTCGAAGACACGTTCGAGTACTTCCTAGTGAATACGGAGAGCAGCAGCGAAGTGTTGGAGGACACGTTTGAGTACTTCCTAGTGAAGACGGAGAGCAGCAGCGAAGTGTTCGAAGACACGTTCGAGTACTTCCTAGTGAATAcggagagcagcagcagcagcagcgaagtGTTCGAGGATGTGTTCGAGTACTTCCCAGTGGAGAGCAGCTCAGCTCAACCGTCATCTGATAACAATCCTGAACAACAAAACCCAACAGGTAAATGACAACGTTAATGAAAATCTATGTTGACATGTATACAGAAATTATAGTTGGAGattatagggctgggcgatatggaaaaagaatataatttttttggaatgtttgaTAGATTCTCGATTTTATACGATTTTGAACGAGtcaacttgaaaaaaataattacaacacgATTCAGgtaacattttctttattagCCCTCTAGTTAAATAAAGTTCTATTCCAAAGAAgtcgtggggaagtcgtggcctaatggttagagagtcggactcgcaatccaaggcttgtgagtttgagtctcgggccggcaggaattgtagttggggggagtgcatgtacagcgctctctccaccttcaatactacgactgaggagcccttgagcaaggcaccaaacccccaactgctgcccgggcgccgcagcataaatgatacccactgctccgggtgtgtgttcactgctgtgtgtgtgcactttggatgggttaaaagcagagcacgaattctgagtatgggtccccatacttggctgtatgtcacgtcactttcactttcactttcaaatgcaCCACACATGTTGTCAACATGATGTGAATGTTAAACAAATAACTTGGGAAATATCTTTACAGAAATGATCCATGAACCACAACTACatcttgtacaaacttgtcttatagCCTACATATCCAGAAATAATATAAggaacatgctttttaaaaaattctcaaatGTCTTCTCAAATGTCTagctaaaaaaaagtacaataaaattgtggcaaaacattaaattcgaattaatgaataaaattggAAAAATCTCCCAGCCCTAGGAGACGATTACTGTGTGACTTCTGTGTAGCACAGCATCAGCACTGAGTCTCTTCCAGAAACATGAACTTCAGTGAAAACTTGCTAATTATTCACTTGAACAACATAAAGCAGCTCTGCATTAGGACAGGTTTTACAAGTTAATCATTCAGCTGTAATCTGTGCTAATAATAGCCATGTTTCTAATCAATATTCTCTGTTTGCAGAGAAACGCACAAAAGGGAGGAAAGGCTGTGGTTGTTTGAGGAGCGTGTGGAAGTCTGTAAAACATCACGTCCAAACCCTCAAAACCAGAGCGTGTCCTCGTGTGCCTGACCCGGAGCCTCAGTCAACAGACAGCGTTAACAGCGACTCTTCAACGGACATCGACCTTCCAGGTAATATTACTTTGATTCGTGTCAATCCCAACCtgtttctggttttatttttatcctcCCGTCTCCTCACCTGACATCTTGTTGTGTGTTTTCATCAAGGGTCCTTGGACTCTCTTTATGTAAGAGGAAGGAAGCTTGGATCAGGATGCCATGGCTCTGTCTATGAAGCTACTAGAAAATCGGATGGCCAAAAAGTATGTTGCTCTTTCTGCATAACCAAACTTTTTGCATCTTGTTTCTTTCTGTGAAATTTGAGGCCTAACATAAGCATCAATGTTTATAGTTTTGATCAAAAccttgtttaaaaaatttaaagatgATCATGTACACAAACTAAAAGGATCAGTTTACTTACGTTTGCAAAAATTTCAAAACCTTGTTTAAAAAATGCGTGTCTCATCAAATTTGTTATGGAGCGTAAATGTCGCTGTTTTCCCGGCAGTTAAACAGAGTCACtgagctacgcaatattctgttcataattaatcgcattcgattatgaacacgatattgcgtagcttgtcagacTTTGTGTATGAACTTCATGACGGAATTACCGCTCTTTAATAAGAATTGTTTGCAGCCCCTAACTTCATTTTTTAGGTCGACAAATTTGTTATGGATCCCCGAGGTATAACTGACAAGATTAAACGCTGGTCCCCGAACAGAGTGGAGCTGGTAAGCTGACAAGACTTTGTTCTTCATGAAATTCTCTAATAAGAATTGTTCTACTATAGTTTTGTTGGTTATAAAGTGCTTGTAAAGTTAATTGCCATCATCTTTAATTTCCTTCACTCTTAGTTAGGAGATTTGAAATTAGTTGGGAGTCAGCTAACCTTTCGTCAATCTCTTTTCTTTAGCCTCTGTGTCCCATGCGTCTGGAGTTATCCACAATGAGAAGAGTGCAAAGAAATCCACCTTGTGACCATATCATAAGATTATTTGAATGGTTTTACACGGAAGATCAAGTGATTTTGATTATGGAGCGTCCACCTAACAGCGTGACTTTGTTCGAGTTCATCAAACATAGCAAAGGTCACCCAACTGAAAGAGCAGCCAAAGTCATCGTGAGGCAAATCATTGTTGCGTTACATCATTGTAACGTGTGTGGTGTTCATCATAATCACACACATTTGAGAAACATCCTCATAAACAGAGACACCCTGCAGCTGAAGCTGATAGACTTTGGAGGTGCACGGCTCATCGCAGAAACACGTGAGTTGGCTTTCTGAACACTGATCACTGATTTACTACAGTTCAGATGCTTTACTAAATGCTGGGAATGTGTTGTTTACAGCAAGTGAAGAACGTACTTTAGGGGCAGTGTCCAGAGAGACGGCTGTGCGATCAGGATGCGAATGCTTATATAGAGTGCTGTGTGCGCTCATCAAAGGAATTCCGTTTTGGATACGCCTGTCCAGAGGTGAGACCACTGACAAGAACGCAATGGAAATTGATTGAATAACATATAATGCTCAGGCACGAGTGACAGTAAATGATTAGTGTCAAAATGAGCAAAGTGTAAAACATGGACAATTGATAATGAATGATTAGCAGTGATTACAGTTTTTACGATCGCTTAggcacaattttaaaaacaagcctcattttgtcaaaacactacacacaattcacacatccacacacaagTATCAGAACATCTCAGATCTTTTGTAAAACCAAACACTTCattcaaaactttacaataatttaGCAAAACCCAGTTTTGGTACTATATGGCACACACACGGTTCATACAGTTGGATTCTGTTTGAACCACTTACACACTGCTGTGCTCAATCTTAAACACttgtaacatttctatttttattacagttttttgtgggtgtgtttgtgtgtgtgtgtgtgtgtgtgtgtgtgtgagatactGTTAATGTACATGAATATATTGCCCAAACACAACACATGAGATAAGTACTGCACattcatgaaaatatttatttcttaccaCATTGTAAAATCCTTCAGTACATTATTGCAATTAGGCTGTATTTTGCACTGAAAATCAGAACATAttccaaatacaaaatagtaCATAAACTTTTGTGGAGAGAGgaaattgtgtgtttgtttttttttttttttagtgtgtaatcaattgtaaaaaaaacaaaaacccctgTAAATGTTCATAGGCTTCAAGAGAATGTGACAGTAACAGCAACAAATGCATTCCATTTCATGGAAACATTACCTTACATGAACTACAGACCTCAACATGTGTTTATGAGTGTCAGTAATGACAAACATGACTAATCGGCTCTCTTCTGAACACTTTCACAGAATGCACAGATCTTCTTCAGGAACTTAAGAACGACAGGACATGGAACACCTTAGAGAACATCTTAGATCATGCCTGGTTTAAAGAAGCCTCCACGGTGAACAGAGgagaaagaaactaaaaaaaaaaaaacatttaaaaaaatgatgggTTAAAAATATCCCAGCGCTGGGTTGTGATGTGTTAAGAATATCGGTGGGGTTGTTTTGAAAGGGAAGTTGGCAGAGGTTTGAAGTGGTGGGGtaagaaagtaaaagtcctgccatatgtttatttcACCCATGAACTGATTTCACcggaggaggaaccaagtcattcctttcaagtcacaagcaagtctcaagtcaaatcccaagtcctcaaagagtatacgcccccttaacatactgtgatgccgtctcccgacacaacaagaaaaaaaaaaacaataaaaacccattacaaacgacccatttgttgcatccagtggggacataattactgattataatgacttatactgtctttttgcgtagacataaaaccatatctgcatttgtgttcTGAGAAATGATATACAACAAGCGCTACTTTACACTGcacaaaactcgtgtttgaatggtcagtagcaaatacttaaactaagtAAATGTACGGTACTTacagtcagaagcgccagactgttctTGCAAAGTTCGACTGGTCATGTGACACGCAGTTCTATTTATGATGTGACGTCACAGAGGGCACAGAACATAACAACACTAAATGAGTTCAGTCCAGCCACTATCAGTTGAAGCTCCTGCAGTTCCCTGAGATTGAACTTGACAGAAAGTGTTAACAAACTCTTACAGTCTGTAGACACAGCATTCAAATAACCCACAGGTAACTCATAGAATCAAAAAGATGCAGAAAGTGAATATCACTTCTGTGTAGCACAGCATCAACACTGAGTCTCTTCCAGAAAATGAACTTCAGTGAAAACTTGCTAATTATTCACTTGAACAAATAGCACTCTGAGACGTTTTACAAGTTAATCATTCAGAGCCTTAGCCATGTTTCTCAATATTCTCTGTGGCAGCAGCGTGTGGAAGTCTGTAAAACATCAGTGAAAACTTGCCAAACCCCCCGTCCCCTGACCCGGAGCCATCGCCATTCTGTTGTCTTTTTTAGGACTATatatacaaagtaaatatatgaaatataggaCATAATGCAAATTACGTTATGCTATAAACATGTCTATTGGTACAATGTGAAGTGTTTATAACAGCCTCACTCTATTTGTGGCAGCACTCCCCCGCCccgatatatacatatatatatatatatatatatatatatatatatatatatatatatatatatattatatatatatataatatatatatatatgcaaattcattttctgccagcaggaggcactttAAGAgtgggagagatacaggattctccggtgacGGCTGCAAAAcagcgctcacaaacgctgccttatcaagcattacatgcaaaatgtaatgaaaatgaaatttaaaattttctaaatacagtcggtttccttctgaaatacagtgatataaaaacacccgcattggttttttgattttgaaacgtgcagtgctcatgtttattcaatgaagtcaaagccttttggaaaatttatttgtggcggtcagttttgatattgtggcggcccgccacaaataaatcaatgtgtgggaaaccctgatgtgttacaagactaaacatgcctcatcattttcaaaagcctCTGTTTCCACAGTCCATCTCAAATTTATCCGCTCTGGAGAGCGTTTAAAAAGGCTGGAAGGCCAAAACGAGAGGAAAAGATGCTTTTGAACAGGAACGTATTAATGTGGACAAGGCTTGAGGAATTGTCAAATCAGGCAACAAATTGCTAAACCAGCAACACAGTAGGCTACCCAGGCATTTTTACCTTGTCCCGTCAAATGTTACTAACCCTTCTACTTTCCCACAGCCAACAACTACAGCAGCCGAAGAAAGCATGAAGCTGCTTCTACTTGAAACACCGGCCCACACATCCCAGTATTTCCATCCGGTTACTTCTaaccccttttttatttttagtgtccTCCTGCTCACATAGCAGACATTAGCATAAGGTTGTCTCTGCTAGCAGTTCAGGTTACGCAAGTTCTTTAAGACATCACAGACCCCAACCCCTTCCCACGGCCTACATCTACAACAGCTGAAGCAAacgtgaggctgcctccatttGTAAACATGCCCACATCTCTTCCGCTCCCTCATGCTACTAATAACCATTTTTCtcttcagtggcctccagctcccatagcaaacgctagcgtgaggctgcctccgctagcaatgcaggctgcacacagggtcttcaggattcCCTTCCTGTGGCCTACAGCACGTGAAGCAAGTGCGAAGCTGACCCTCACATCCCAGACCTTCCTCCTGTTGCTACTTaccccttttttccttttcagtggcctccagctcccgtagcagacACTAGTGTGAGCATGCCTCCGATAGCGTTGCAGACCCATCCACACCCCTTTTCCGACAACCCCCTCCCCTACTCATGGCCTGCAGCCCCACAGTCTAACTCCAGTGTGAGGCCGCCTCCATTAATGGCGCAGGCACCGAAGGCCTTTCACCCTCTTTCCCCCTCTGCAGCACTCCCAGAGCTGTCACCAAGTGTCATTTCCCTAATGGCGTAGGCCCCGACCTCTCTTCTCTCCCTAACCCCAGAGTCTTTCCCCCTCTCTTCTTCCACTCCCTCCGCTAATGGCGCAGTCCCCGATGCCCGCCATTCCCCCTCTTTCCTCCCCTTTTTTCTGCCCCTGGAGCCATCCCAACCAGCGCTAACCTTGACAGCCATTTTTTGATTTAGTCTGTCTTCATCTTGGGATGAAAATATGtcagttaatgaatatttttcgtCTTCGTTgactaaattaacactgatcCCAAGCATGAGCACGCCCCTGCAAGCGGCTCTGGCAGCCATCCTTCCTCCTCCCCACTGCATGCTTGCCCCTCCTTCTCTCCATCCTCCGCTACGCCCCTACCCATCCCTCCGAACACTCTCGCCTTGGAACCACCCCCTGTAGCCAGCAACATCCGGACACAGATTTTGTCAAAAGGCAGAGGCCTTCAAGATCTACGTGCGGTCAGAACAATTCCATACCAGAAGCTCACCGAACCCTCATCAGCTGACCCCTTTAACGCCAGTCCATCCCTGTTCACTCAAACTCCTGAACAACCATAGCTAACCCCCTTTAACATCACCTAATCCATCTATAACTGCCCATCCCCACTCCAGCTGTCCCAGCAGCTCCCCACTCCCGCAGGGGCCCCACCCAATTCCCACACTGTCGCAGCAGTTCTCACTCctgcaggagctcttccatatttccccactgccgcagcagtgcccgctcccgcaggagctcttccatatttccccaccgCCACAGCAGTGCCAGGAGTGGAAGCCTTTCCGTAttttcccactgccgcagcagtgtcagctcccgcaggagcctttctgtatttcccactgccgcagcagtgcccgctgccgcaggagctcttccatatttccccacc is a genomic window containing:
- the LOC122142544 gene encoding serine/threonine-protein kinase pim-3-like, whose protein sequence is MRLELSTMRRVQRNPPCDHIIRLFEWFYTEDQVILIMERPPNSVTLFEFIKHSKGHPTERAAKVIVRQIIVALHHCNVCGVHHNHTHLRNILINRDTLQLKLIDFGGARLIAETPSEERTLGAVSRETAVRSGCECLYRVLCALIKGIPFWIRLSRECTDLLQELKNDRTWNTLENILDHAWFKEASTVNRGERN